Proteins from a genomic interval of Cuculus canorus isolate bCucCan1 chromosome 19, bCucCan1.pri, whole genome shotgun sequence:
- the LOC128854126 gene encoding uncharacterized protein LOC128854126, producing MENSFASGECDPLSDVALAWKSLQKAKAVLQRIENKFYHQTWSCAKSQAARRKLWCEKGFDGERNRNETALNEKKSNAIPSAYRGRSRSAPCSPVRRETADGEGTARTWSPAKSLCKPRRDNFRQPADSRGRALQKEKSPRSLHHPPHSSAGSRPFLAVPCGSWSNAPIPILLPTYYLPSASTARDQKLDGLWKKSPQNKLEQLKKRIQEQKQKQQAASQEQKCMISPRTKEPMQKRPLKRKVCKVASAPPALPYRGFGTVNLRSALYLPDEEHRTPAREEFTIPGQRRDHKNVLKITG from the exons ATGGAGAACAGTTTTGCATCTGGAGAATGTGATCCTCTATCTG ATGTGGCCTTAGCTTGGAAGAGTCTTCAGAAAGCTAAAGCAGTG CTACAAAGgattgaaaacaaattttatcaTCAAACGTGGAGTTGTGCCAAATCACAGGCAGCCAGAAGAAAGCTCTGGTGTGAAAAAGGCTTTG ATGGCGAGAGGAACAGAAACGAAACAGCTTTGAATGAGAAAAAGAGCAATGCGATCCCTTCAGCCTACAG GGGAAGATCCCGCTCAGCACCTTGCAGCCCTGTCAGGAGGGAGACTGCAGATGGTGAAGGTACAGCTAGGACGTGGTCTCCTGCAAAGAGCCTGTGCAAACCAAGAAGGGACAATTTCAGGCAGCCGGCAGATTCAAGAGGTCGCGCATTACAAAAGGAGAAGTCTCCCCGCTCTCTGCATCACCCACCTCACTCCTCTGCAGGGAGCAGACCGTTCTTAGCTGTCCCATGTGGCAGCTGGAGCAATGCTCCCATTCCCATCCTGCTACCTACATACTATCTTCCAtcagccagcacagccagagATCAGAAGCTGGATGGACTGTGGaaaaaatcaccccaaaacaaGTTAGAGCAACTCAAGAAGAGAATCCAGGAgcagaagcaaaagcagcaagcagCATCTCAGGAGCAAAAGTGCATGATTTCTCCTCGTACCAAAGAGCCAATGCAAAAAAGACCCTTGAAGAGAAAGGTGTGCAAAGTGGcatctgctcctcctgctctaCCTTATAGAG GTTTTGGTACTGTGAACCTGAGGTCTGCTCTCTACTTGCCTGATGAAGAGCACAGAACACCAGCCAGAGAAGAATTTACCATCCCTGGACAAAGGAGGGATCATAAAAATGTCCTCAAGATCACAGGTTAG